In one window of Leptospira sp. WS92.C1 DNA:
- the serA gene encoding phosphoglycerate dehydrogenase has translation MISFPKDKINVLLLENVHQDAFDLFKNDGFNVRLLPAAFSEKELLSEIENIHVLGIRSKTNVTAPVLEKAKRLLTIGCFCIGTNQVDLEGAEKKGIPVFNAPYSNTRSVAELVISEIILLARRVPDHIRNTHSGIWNKISKNCFEVRGKTLGIVGYGHIGSQVSVLAEAMGLKVIYFDVQTVLPLGNAMPIGSYEELLGKADFISFHVPETPETMNLYGKKEIEITKKGAYMINLSRGKVVDLEALSQAIKSGHIAGAGIDVFPEEPESNNDPFLTPMQNLPNVILTPHIGGSTEEAQKNIGSEVASKLVKFVNNGSTTFSVNFPNLEITPLPSGQYRILNVHKNQPGFLKDINSMVSEIGANISSQHLGTSAEIGYLSMVIDKTVGDELKEKIEKHPFSIKTRILY, from the coding sequence ATGATTTCATTTCCAAAAGATAAGATCAATGTCCTCCTTCTCGAAAACGTCCACCAAGACGCTTTTGATCTATTTAAAAACGACGGCTTCAATGTCCGTCTTCTTCCGGCGGCATTTTCGGAAAAAGAGCTCCTAAGTGAAATTGAAAACATACACGTGCTCGGGATTCGAAGTAAGACCAATGTAACGGCTCCGGTTCTGGAAAAGGCAAAACGGCTTTTGACCATCGGATGTTTTTGCATCGGAACCAATCAGGTAGATTTGGAAGGAGCCGAAAAAAAAGGAATTCCCGTTTTTAACGCTCCGTATTCCAACACAAGATCCGTCGCAGAGCTCGTAATTTCAGAAATCATCCTGTTGGCTCGTAGGGTTCCAGATCATATTCGGAACACTCATTCCGGAATCTGGAACAAGATTTCGAAAAACTGCTTTGAGGTTCGCGGAAAAACTTTGGGAATCGTAGGATACGGTCATATCGGAAGTCAGGTTTCCGTTCTTGCAGAAGCGATGGGACTCAAAGTCATCTATTTTGATGTTCAGACGGTTCTTCCCCTTGGAAATGCGATGCCGATCGGAAGTTATGAGGAGCTTTTGGGAAAGGCCGACTTCATTTCGTTTCATGTTCCGGAAACTCCGGAAACGATGAACCTCTATGGAAAAAAAGAAATTGAAATCACAAAAAAAGGCGCCTATATGATCAACCTTTCGCGTGGAAAGGTCGTGGATCTCGAAGCACTTTCCCAAGCGATCAAATCCGGCCATATCGCCGGCGCAGGTATCGACGTATTTCCCGAAGAACCCGAATCCAACAACGATCCGTTCTTAACTCCGATGCAAAACCTGCCTAACGTGATCCTAACGCCGCATATCGGTGGAAGCACGGAAGAAGCGCAAAAAAATATCGGTTCCGAAGTTGCGAGTAAACTCGTAAAGTTTGTAAACAACGGATCCACTACGTTCTCCGTAAATTTTCCGAATCTGGAGATCACCCCGTTGCCTTCCGGCCAGTATCGAATTTTGAACGTTCACAAAAATCAACCCGGATTTTTAAAGGATATCAACTCCATGGTTTCCGAAATCGGAGCCAATATTAGCTCCCAGCATCTGGGAACCAGCGCTGAAATCGGATATCTTTCGATGGTGATCGACAAAACCGTCGGAGACGAACTCAAGGAAAAAATCGAAAAACATCCGTTTTCGATCAAAACCAGGATTCTTTACTAA
- a CDS encoding PilZ domain-containing protein, whose protein sequence is MHYNRIPNTITVFLSEQADQSLRLAENILKGLLHRTDSPVEPGTVLELKLGTISLSGGIQIPVKVIRCEKISNSEYDLYMNYTERDFNKVQEIEELIRDLS, encoded by the coding sequence ATGCACTACAACAGAATCCCTAACACGATCACCGTCTTCTTGAGCGAACAAGCGGATCAGAGTCTTCGGCTTGCCGAGAATATTCTGAAAGGGCTTTTGCACAGAACGGATTCTCCCGTAGAACCGGGAACGGTTTTGGAGCTCAAGCTAGGAACGATCAGTCTTTCCGGAGGAATTCAAATTCCTGTGAAAGTCATCCGTTGCGAAAAAATTTCCAACTCGGAATACGATCTATATATGAATTATACAGAAAGAGATTTCAACAAGGTCCAGGAAATCGAAGAATTGATTCGAGATCTTTCTTAA
- a CDS encoding cation:proton antiporter: MATRFRLPPLIGYLFAGIFIGPFPPGYIADLTIAPQLAELGVILLIFGVGLHFSLDDLLSVKSIAILGAVVQIAIATVLGILLALEFNWSLGEGFVFGLCLSTVSTVVLLRAMQERNLLKSFEGKIAVGWLIVEDGHGDCVSSASTSCRTFGWKKCRTGTW; the protein is encoded by the coding sequence GTGGCGACCCGATTCCGTTTACCTCCCTTGATCGGTTACTTGTTTGCAGGAATTTTTATCGGACCTTTTCCGCCCGGCTATATCGCGGATTTAACGATCGCGCCTCAGTTAGCAGAACTCGGAGTGATCCTTCTCATATTCGGAGTTGGCCTTCATTTTTCCCTGGACGATTTGCTTTCTGTAAAATCGATCGCGATTCTGGGAGCGGTCGTTCAAATTGCAATCGCCACTGTTTTGGGAATTTTGCTCGCTTTGGAATTCAATTGGTCGTTGGGTGAAGGATTTGTATTCGGACTTTGTCTTTCAACAGTGAGTACGGTCGTTCTTTTGCGCGCAATGCAGGAGCGGAATCTTCTCAAATCCTTTGAGGGAAAAATCGCCGTCGGTTGGCTGATCGTGGAAGACGGCCATGGTGATTGCGTTAGTTCTGCTTCCACCTCTTGCCGGACTTTTGGGTGGAAGAAATGCCGAACAGGAACTTGGTAG